TTAACCATAATAAATAAAATGTAGTATAGCGTGTTTTCTGTACTATATAGAAAGTAGAAGTAAATTTAACGTGAAAATAAAGTCAGTGTAAGGTTTTAAATGATCTTATCACTAGATATATGAAGAAAGGATGATATACCGTGGAAAATAATAATAATAATAATAATAATAATAATAATGTTTGGTAAAAAAGCTATCAAAATACAAAACAATTATGGAGTTCAAACCCAGATTCGAAATTAATGCAATATTTTGATTTAATAAAAAGAGGAGACTTACTTGATTTAGGAATAGGAGAAGGTCGAAATGCTTTACCTTTTGCTTTTTCAGGGTTTAATATTGATGGAGTAGACATCTCTGATACAGCTATAGAACGCTGTAAAGAAAATCTCAATAAAAAAGATTCAATTGTTAATTTAAGTAGCTCTGATTTAAGAGAATATCATATAAAGAAAGATAAATACACATTAATAATTGTAGCGAATGTTTTAAATTTTTTTAAAAATTCGGAGATGGAAATGCTAATAAAAAAAATAAAAGATGGGTTGAAAGAAGATGGAATAGTATATTTAAATGTATTTTCAACCTTAGCACCGCAATATAATTCAA
This DNA window, taken from Clostridium estertheticum, encodes the following:
- a CDS encoding class I SAM-dependent methyltransferase, which codes for MQYFDLIKRGDLLDLGIGEGRNALPFAFSGFNIDGVDISDTAIERCKENLNKKDSIVNLSSSDLREYHIKKDKYTLIIVANVLNFFKNSEMEMLIKKIKDGLKEDGIVYLNVFSTLAPQYNSIKMNKKQVEENTFYIEERNSYKHFFTQEEQNKYFSDFELICCCEGLEYDHSHGNPHYHGGIKFMARKKNGV